In one window of Legionella fallonii LLAP-10 DNA:
- a CDS encoding coiled-coil domain-containing protein: MKKSELRKKAEGIIEEIALFEKEYKNHGNQPVLDNKALTKIESEVEKIKNYVGNYITLIRQLPSEDPPPLPPQINDPIDAVETDKRVKRKKRILNAQQQYKYLELGLSEFSQDFGKLKNQISTALQLVKIAQVDNDVAAQQRIYVQLCENLQQDIELAQYSVSSLIADDPDLVSALNQLKHHRMEYTVLMKQIEKKLNEASTTEDELVSYQYGIEQLNEYQHQYTQYSEKVKDKIHVLESIEQDYKKAFIHKNLSIAHAKKILNSPEIQLLHNDSSLKSLIDAVEKQVKELGDKQYIDLDDQQDSISRLHKAIQLCQSDKDKLEALTEKLDEAITTIQRQQAQLDLAQQQAIQKVEEQITGIQKEFDNIYRDIESKLTQIHLDLEGVDVIKLQFDEVLLESNTKEEEPMGFVNEKVAKLKSIVNKLNKELPEQESRIRKKLSFDIKFIEKGIISQKNRIIDKVRKGNFRLNTEEQQLFSTVEQYPLLSEETGPSLTLKQLNIQLREIKEKHSTFANAYSALYDVVSVHSAVKSLFRQDKTLTTETFIEATNSSVYGGQLLITLAQYVNKVQLIKIIEKNWEHFNEKGILTIKEYMNLTKEKLNTPIK; encoded by the coding sequence ATGAAAAAGAGTGAATTACGAAAAAAAGCAGAAGGTATTATAGAAGAGATCGCTCTATTTGAGAAAGAATATAAAAATCATGGAAATCAACCAGTTCTAGATAATAAGGCTCTTACTAAGATAGAGAGCGAAGTAGAAAAAATAAAAAACTATGTAGGAAACTATATTACTTTAATTAGACAGTTACCTTCTGAGGATCCCCCACCTCTTCCCCCACAAATTAATGACCCCATAGATGCAGTAGAGACAGATAAAAGAGTTAAAAGAAAAAAAAGGATACTGAATGCTCAGCAACAGTATAAGTATCTTGAATTGGGATTAAGTGAGTTTAGCCAGGATTTTGGCAAGTTAAAAAATCAAATTAGTACAGCCCTTCAATTAGTTAAAATAGCTCAAGTAGATAATGATGTTGCCGCACAGCAAAGAATTTATGTACAACTTTGTGAAAATTTGCAACAAGACATCGAGTTAGCGCAATATTCTGTTTCTTCTCTTATCGCCGATGATCCCGATTTAGTGAGTGCTTTAAATCAATTGAAGCACCATCGAATGGAATATACAGTATTAATGAAACAAATAGAAAAAAAGCTTAATGAAGCAAGCACCACAGAAGATGAGTTAGTATCTTATCAATATGGAATAGAACAATTAAACGAATACCAACACCAATACACTCAATATAGCGAAAAAGTAAAAGATAAAATTCATGTGTTGGAGTCTATCGAGCAAGACTATAAGAAAGCGTTTATACATAAAAATTTATCTATAGCTCATGCAAAAAAAATACTTAATAGTCCTGAAATACAGCTTCTCCACAATGATTCTTCGTTAAAGAGTCTTATTGACGCGGTAGAGAAACAAGTCAAAGAGCTAGGAGATAAACAATACATCGATCTAGATGATCAGCAAGACAGCATATCCAGATTACATAAAGCAATACAGTTGTGTCAAAGTGATAAAGATAAGTTAGAGGCTTTAACTGAAAAACTCGATGAAGCAATTACAACCATTCAACGGCAACAAGCACAGCTTGATTTAGCGCAACAACAGGCAATACAAAAGGTTGAGGAGCAGATTACCGGCATACAGAAAGAGTTTGATAATATTTATAGGGATATTGAAAGCAAATTAACTCAAATACATTTAGATTTAGAGGGAGTCGATGTAATCAAATTACAATTTGATGAAGTCCTATTGGAATCGAATACTAAAGAAGAAGAGCCCATGGGTTTCGTTAACGAGAAGGTAGCAAAATTAAAGAGTATAGTTAATAAGTTGAATAAAGAACTACCAGAGCAAGAGAGTCGAATTAGGAAAAAACTGAGTTTTGATATTAAGTTTATAGAGAAAGGAATCATCTCACAGAAAAATCGAATAATAGATAAAGTAAGGAAGGGTAATTTTAGGTTAAATACCGAAGAACAACAGCTCTTTAGTACCGTTGAACAATATCCATTGTTGTCGGAAGAAACTGGCCCTTCATTAACATTAAAACAGTTAAATATTCAATTAAGAGAAATTAAAGAAAAACACAGTACTTTTGCTAATGCATATAGTGCTTTATATGATGTAGTCTCTGTTCATAGTGCGGTTAAAAGTCTTTTTCGACAAGATAAGACGCTAACTACGGAGACTTTTATTGAAGCAACTAATAGCTCAGTTTATGGCGGTCAGTTATTAATTACGCTGGCACAATATGTGAATAAAGTTCAGTTAATAAAAATTATTGAGAAAAATTGGGAGCACTTTAATGAGAAGGGGATATTAACTATTAAAGAGTATATGAATTTGACTAAAGAGAAATTAAATACACCAATTAAGTAG
- the ruvC gene encoding crossover junction endodeoxyribonuclease RuvC → MTIILGIDPGSRITGYGLIKETNRTIEYIDSGCIRTSPEGELSHKLLQIYDGICQLMDRHSPTEVAIEQVFMHQNPSSALKLGHARGVAMVAAASHRIKINEYSARAIKQAVVGYGAADKEQVSHMVVHLLMLNKAPQKDAADALAIAICHSHMRNGLSALSGTRGFSRRRRIR, encoded by the coding sequence ATGACTATTATTTTAGGGATAGATCCAGGATCTAGGATTACAGGGTACGGTTTAATTAAAGAAACTAATCGTACTATCGAATATATTGATAGTGGATGTATTCGTACCTCTCCGGAAGGTGAATTAAGTCATAAATTGTTGCAAATTTATGACGGTATATGTCAGTTGATGGATCGTCACTCTCCTACCGAAGTGGCTATTGAACAAGTATTTATGCATCAGAATCCTAGTTCTGCCCTAAAATTAGGTCATGCTCGAGGCGTTGCTATGGTTGCTGCTGCCTCACATCGCATTAAGATCAATGAATATTCAGCACGAGCCATTAAACAAGCTGTTGTAGGATATGGGGCAGCAGATAAAGAACAAGTCAGTCATATGGTTGTTCATTTGCTTATGCTAAATAAAGCGCCCCAAAAAGATGCTGCAGACGCATTGGCTATAGCAATTTGTCATAGTCACATGCGTAATGGCTTATCCGCATTATCCGGTACGAGGGGTTTCAGTCGAAGGAGACGAATACGATGA
- the ruvA gene encoding Holliday junction branch migration protein RuvA: MIGWLNGQIVDKHQPGKLVIDVNGVGYDVETSLNTFFQMDGQNKPVGLHIHTVVREDALLLYGFLEKEERSLFRALIKVNGVGPKLAMAILSSISPNEFIQCIQQENAALLTKLPGIGKKTAERLVVEMRDSIKQFNSIPSELTSKSTSKMRSQDEAISALEALGYKPQEASKTVNKIDDGMKSCEQLIREALQILSLR; the protein is encoded by the coding sequence ATGATTGGTTGGTTAAATGGGCAAATTGTTGATAAGCATCAACCAGGAAAATTAGTCATTGATGTCAATGGAGTGGGCTATGATGTCGAAACCTCACTTAATACTTTTTTTCAAATGGATGGACAAAATAAGCCAGTTGGATTGCATATTCATACAGTAGTCCGTGAAGATGCACTATTGCTTTATGGTTTCTTAGAAAAAGAAGAGCGATCATTATTTAGAGCGTTAATTAAAGTAAATGGCGTTGGCCCTAAACTTGCAATGGCTATTCTTTCCAGTATTTCTCCCAATGAATTTATTCAATGCATTCAGCAGGAAAATGCAGCTTTATTAACCAAACTGCCTGGGATTGGTAAAAAAACAGCCGAGCGACTTGTTGTTGAAATGCGTGATAGTATAAAACAATTTAACTCAATTCCTTCTGAGTTGACCTCTAAATCTACAAGCAAAATGCGTAGTCAAGATGAGGCAATCAGTGCATTGGAGGCTTTAGGCTATAAACCTCAAGAAGCTTCAAAAACAGTAAACAAAATTGATGATGGAATGAAAAGCTGTGAGCAATTAATTCGGGAAGCATTACAAATTTTATCATTAAGATAA
- a CDS encoding YebC/PmpR family DNA-binding transcriptional regulator, which produces MAGHSKWANIKFRKGVQDAKRGKIFTKLIREITVAARMGGGDESSNPRLRDAVKKALNANMKRDTIDNAVKRGVGGLDGNEMVVMRYEGYGPGGIAVLVDCLSDNKNRTVSEVRHAFTKHGGNLGTDGSVSYLFSNQGEILMGPGQSEDQVMEVAIEAGASDVSVDDGQIEVITPVEAYHSVLNALHDAGLEIEQSHLTMRALTQVPIDDESAESLIKLIDMLEDLDDVQEVYSNAEFSEQFLESMN; this is translated from the coding sequence ATGGCTGGGCATAGTAAATGGGCTAATATTAAATTTCGTAAAGGTGTGCAAGATGCTAAACGCGGAAAAATATTTACTAAATTAATTCGTGAAATAACTGTTGCTGCACGCATGGGTGGAGGCGATGAATCTTCAAATCCTCGTCTAAGAGACGCGGTAAAAAAAGCGCTAAATGCTAATATGAAACGTGACACTATAGATAATGCAGTGAAGCGTGGTGTTGGTGGGCTAGATGGCAATGAAATGGTTGTTATGCGCTATGAAGGATATGGTCCCGGAGGCATCGCTGTATTGGTTGATTGTCTTTCTGACAATAAAAATCGGACAGTTTCGGAGGTACGTCATGCTTTTACAAAGCATGGTGGGAACTTAGGCACTGATGGTTCTGTATCTTATCTTTTTTCTAATCAAGGTGAGATTTTAATGGGGCCAGGCCAATCTGAAGATCAGGTTATGGAGGTTGCTATTGAAGCAGGAGCCTCGGACGTTTCAGTTGATGACGGACAAATAGAGGTGATAACACCAGTTGAGGCATATCATAGCGTCCTTAATGCACTACATGATGCAGGTTTAGAAATAGAACAATCTCATTTAACTATGCGTGCCCTTACCCAGGTGCCCATTGATGATGAATCGGCTGAATCTTTAATTAAATTAATAGACATGCTAGAAGATCTTGATGATGTCCAGGAAGTTTATAGTAATGCTGAATTTTCTGAGCAGTTTTTAGAATCAATGAATTAA
- the hmgA gene encoding homogentisate 1,2-dioxygenase, with protein MYLQGFGNYHHSEAVKGALPSNQNSPQQCNLGLYAEQLSGSAFTRPRYNNLRSWLYRVLPTVAQGAYYPYEKAIINPCAKQQSPNPLRWSPLDTSAQLNCDFIDGLFHIAGSYLINAFLYYCNQSMNDKYFANNDGEMLFVPYEGEINLHTEFGCINLCPKMIAVIPRGVKFKVEVITKEARGYLCENGGNPLTLPQLGVIGANGLANPRHFRYPVAAFEHDKKETTIICKHQNHLWYASCSHSPLNVVAWHGNYAPYCYDLSLFNTLNTVSYDHPDPSIFTVLTSESDTPGVAHLDFVIFPPRWMVAEHTFRPPYFHRNIMSELMGLIYGEYDAKKNGFLKGGVSIHNRMTPHGPDLASYQVASTKELKPEFNDSLAFMFETKEIWLITEQAKAHPSLQADYINCWQGFKAQFNGNT; from the coding sequence ATGTATCTGCAAGGATTTGGTAATTATCATCATAGCGAGGCCGTTAAAGGAGCGCTCCCTTCAAATCAAAATTCACCACAACAATGCAATTTGGGGCTATATGCTGAACAACTGAGTGGCAGTGCATTTACGCGCCCCAGATATAATAACCTCCGTAGCTGGCTTTATAGAGTTCTTCCTACTGTTGCGCAAGGAGCTTATTATCCTTACGAAAAAGCAATCATTAATCCTTGTGCTAAACAGCAGTCACCTAACCCTTTGCGTTGGTCCCCCCTGGATACTAGCGCTCAACTAAATTGCGATTTCATTGATGGACTTTTCCATATTGCCGGAAGTTATTTAATTAATGCTTTTCTTTACTACTGTAATCAATCCATGAATGACAAGTACTTCGCTAATAATGATGGTGAAATGCTTTTTGTTCCCTATGAAGGTGAAATAAATTTACATACTGAATTTGGTTGTATAAATTTATGTCCAAAGATGATTGCCGTTATTCCTAGAGGTGTTAAATTCAAGGTAGAAGTTATAACTAAAGAGGCGAGAGGCTATCTTTGTGAAAATGGAGGTAATCCACTGACTCTCCCTCAATTGGGTGTCATAGGTGCTAATGGTTTAGCTAATCCCCGCCATTTTCGATATCCTGTTGCCGCTTTTGAGCACGATAAAAAAGAGACTACCATAATTTGTAAACATCAAAATCATTTATGGTACGCTTCCTGTAGTCACTCCCCGCTAAACGTAGTAGCTTGGCATGGCAATTATGCTCCCTATTGTTATGACCTTAGTTTATTTAATACCCTTAATACAGTCAGTTATGATCATCCAGATCCCTCTATATTTACTGTATTAACATCAGAAAGTGACACCCCAGGAGTTGCTCATCTAGATTTTGTTATTTTCCCTCCTCGCTGGATGGTAGCTGAGCATACGTTTAGACCCCCCTATTTTCATCGCAATATCATGAGCGAATTAATGGGGCTTATTTATGGTGAGTACGATGCAAAGAAAAATGGTTTTTTAAAAGGTGGAGTCAGCATCCATAACCGTATGACACCTCATGGCCCCGACTTGGCTTCTTATCAGGTAGCATCAACTAAAGAATTAAAACCAGAATTTAATGACTCACTAGCCTTTATGTTTGAAACAAAAGAGATATGGCTGATTACTGAACAAGCGAAAGCTCATCCCAGTTTACAAGCAGATTACATCAATTGTTGGCAAGGATTTAAAGCACAGTTTAATGGAAATACGTAA